A stretch of the Thermococcus sp. genome encodes the following:
- a CDS encoding exosome complex RNA-binding protein Csl4: MNERKVKPGDIVLPGDYLGVIEEYFPGDGVKEENGELYAIRAGTVVIDGERMEISVEPLTDTPPLPKVGDVVIGQVIEVKPQTAIVQIIRIEGRENDREVATSKLAGIHISQVDESYVEGMLNEFRIGDMVRARVIAAEKSPIQLSTKGPDLGVIYALCTRCRTPLVRRGDKLVCPRCGHVETRKLSSMYRRVNP, encoded by the coding sequence ATGAATGAGAGGAAGGTAAAGCCAGGGGACATAGTTCTTCCCGGTGATTATCTAGGTGTAATCGAGGAGTACTTCCCAGGTGATGGTGTCAAAGAGGAGAACGGAGAGTTGTATGCAATCAGAGCAGGTACGGTTGTAATCGACGGGGAGAGGATGGAGATAAGCGTCGAACCCCTCACGGACACACCACCCCTTCCAAAGGTTGGAGACGTCGTTATAGGGCAGGTTATAGAGGTAAAGCCGCAGACGGCGATAGTCCAGATAATCCGTATAGAGGGCAGGGAAAACGACAGGGAAGTAGCGACCTCCAAACTGGCAGGTATCCACATATCACAGGTCGATGAGAGCTACGTTGAGGGCATGCTCAACGAGTTCAGGATAGGTGACATGGTGAGGGCGCGCGTCATCGCCGCGGAGAAAAGTCCGATACAGCTCTCCACAAAGGGCCCTGACCTTGGCGTCATCTATGCTCTCTGTACTAGATGCAGAACCCCATTGGTGAGGCGCGGTGACAAACTTGTCTGTCCGCGCTGCGGCCACGTTGAGACGAGGAAGCTCTCATCCATGTACCGGAGGGTGAATCCCTAA
- a CDS encoding threonine--tRNA ligase, whose translation MRMLLIHSDYLEYEVKDKALKNPEPISDEQKKGRLDEVLVVFMSVEKVDESNPDEVIWKAVAEIKGVASQVKVERVFVYPFAHLSSELAKPDVALKVLQRVEEKLKAEGFEVKRAPFGYYKAFKLSCKGHPLAELSRTVVPSGEAVSEEERNIALEKEEELKSYWYVLTPEGELIEVDKFDFTGHENLRKFANYEISKNRVADREPPHVKLMLEHELVDYEPGSDGGNLRYYPKGRLIKGLLEQYVTEKVIEYGAMEVETPIMYDFEHPALEKYLNRFPARQYVVKSGDKKFFLRFAACFGQFLIKKDATISYRNLPLRMYELTRYSFRREKSGELSGLRRLRAFTMPDMHTVARDLKQAMDEFKKQYKLSMEVLRGVELTPEDYEVAIRFTRDFWEENRDFIVELVNIIGKPVLIEMWDQRFFYFILKFEFNFVDNLDKAAALSTVQIDVENAERFDITYYDEEGKEQYPLILHCSPSGAIERVMYAILEKQAKLQAKGVKPAFPLWLSPIQVRVIPVSEEVMDYALYVAGKLEGAKIRADVDDTGDRLNKKIRKAEKEWVPYIVVVGRNEKEQNTITIRRRSDGKQVEMQLGDLIKEVKGHTEGFPYRPRPLPLLLSRRPKFRG comes from the coding sequence ATGAGAATGCTTCTGATACACTCCGACTACCTCGAGTATGAGGTCAAAGACAAGGCCCTGAAAAACCCGGAGCCGATAAGCGACGAGCAGAAGAAAGGCAGGCTTGACGAGGTTCTTGTTGTTTTTATGAGCGTTGAGAAGGTCGATGAGTCAAACCCTGATGAGGTTATCTGGAAAGCCGTCGCGGAAATCAAGGGTGTCGCTTCACAAGTCAAGGTAGAGAGGGTCTTCGTCTACCCCTTCGCCCATTTGAGCAGCGAGCTGGCGAAGCCGGACGTTGCACTCAAAGTTCTCCAGAGGGTTGAGGAGAAGCTTAAGGCGGAGGGCTTTGAGGTAAAACGCGCCCCCTTTGGTTACTACAAGGCGTTCAAGCTGAGTTGCAAAGGCCACCCGCTAGCTGAACTCAGCAGGACGGTAGTCCCGAGCGGAGAGGCGGTGAGCGAGGAGGAACGCAACATAGCCCTTGAAAAAGAGGAGGAACTAAAGAGCTACTGGTACGTTCTCACCCCGGAGGGCGAGCTTATAGAGGTTGATAAGTTCGACTTCACCGGGCACGAGAACCTCAGGAAGTTTGCTAACTACGAAATAAGTAAGAACAGGGTCGCTGACAGGGAGCCGCCTCACGTTAAGCTCATGCTTGAACACGAGCTTGTGGACTACGAACCTGGAAGCGACGGTGGAAACCTCAGATATTATCCCAAGGGCAGATTGATAAAGGGCCTCCTCGAGCAGTACGTCACCGAGAAGGTCATTGAGTACGGTGCCATGGAGGTTGAGACCCCCATTATGTATGACTTTGAGCACCCTGCGCTCGAGAAGTACCTGAACAGGTTCCCTGCCAGACAGTACGTCGTCAAGAGCGGCGACAAGAAGTTCTTCCTTAGGTTCGCGGCCTGCTTCGGCCAGTTCTTAATAAAGAAGGACGCGACCATAAGTTACCGCAACCTTCCTTTAAGGATGTACGAGCTTACTAGGTATTCCTTCAGGCGCGAGAAGAGTGGTGAGCTGAGCGGCCTTAGGAGGCTCAGGGCCTTTACGATGCCCGATATGCACACCGTCGCTCGCGACCTCAAGCAGGCCATGGACGAGTTCAAGAAGCAGTACAAGCTCAGCATGGAGGTTCTCAGGGGCGTTGAACTTACACCTGAGGATTATGAAGTGGCAATAAGGTTCACCCGCGACTTCTGGGAAGAGAACAGGGACTTCATCGTTGAGCTGGTGAATATAATCGGCAAGCCAGTCCTCATCGAGATGTGGGACCAGAGATTCTTCTACTTTATCCTCAAGTTCGAGTTCAACTTCGTCGACAACCTCGACAAGGCGGCGGCTCTAAGCACCGTTCAGATCGACGTCGAGAATGCGGAGCGCTTTGACATAACCTACTATGATGAGGAAGGCAAGGAGCAGTACCCGCTCATACTCCACTGCTCGCCGAGCGGTGCCATCGAGCGCGTCATGTACGCCATCCTTGAGAAGCAGGCCAAGCTCCAGGCCAAGGGGGTAAAACCGGCCTTCCCGCTCTGGCTCAGCCCGATACAGGTCAGGGTTATCCCGGTCAGCGAAGAAGTTATGGATTACGCGCTCTACGTGGCAGGGAAGCTCGAGGGGGCCAAAATACGAGCAGACGTCGATGATACCGGTGACAGGCTCAACAAGAAGATAAGGAAGGCAGAGAAGGAGTGGGTACCGTACATCGTCGTCGTCGGAAGGAACGAGAAGGAGCAGAACACCATCACGATAAGGAGAAGGAGCGACGGAAAGCAGGTCGAGATGCAGCTCGGGGATCTAATCAAGGAGGTAAAAGGCCATACCGAGGGCTTCCCCTACAGGCCGAGGCCCCTACCGCTCCTCCTCAGCAGGAGGCCTAAGTTCAGGGGTTAA
- a CDS encoding TBP-interacting protein: protein MGYGELSPKIKRVYAQVRYLDDYHWEIRDDRITGTHKKSNVKVIIDVANDKEHAQELAEKEKADGIRIIAIPDKSVFFIHNGAFILTYRYIKATLADINDHIVWSGFRVIEEDGRLIQEDFYEYLGGALIDHIKSNMLAGQDYAFWQFYRCEICGKYVDVESLERHLRGHGIKHHEKSEERYEVFEINFHDGKLHDKYGKEVKREELSEEAKDFLEEITSGSGG, encoded by the coding sequence ATGGGATACGGCGAGCTGAGTCCAAAGATTAAGAGAGTCTACGCGCAGGTCAGGTATCTCGATGATTACCACTGGGAGATACGGGATGACAGGATAACCGGAACACACAAGAAGAGCAACGTGAAGGTCATCATAGACGTTGCCAATGATAAAGAGCACGCCCAAGAGCTTGCGGAGAAAGAAAAAGCCGATGGGATAAGGATAATCGCCATCCCCGATAAGAGCGTCTTCTTTATCCACAATGGAGCCTTTATACTTACATACCGCTACATAAAGGCCACCCTCGCCGACATAAACGATCACATAGTCTGGAGCGGTTTCAGGGTAATAGAAGAGGATGGAAGGCTCATCCAAGAAGACTTCTATGAGTACCTCGGAGGGGCGCTCATCGACCACATCAAGAGCAACATGCTCGCCGGCCAAGACTACGCCTTCTGGCAGTTCTACAGGTGTGAAATCTGCGGAAAATATGTCGATGTCGAGAGCCTCGAGAGACACCTCAGGGGGCATGGGATCAAGCACCACGAGAAGAGCGAGGAGCGCTACGAAGTTTTCGAGATAAACTTCCACGACGGAAAGCTCCACGACAAATATGGAAAAGAGGTTAAGAGAGAGGAACTGAGCGAAGAGGCCAAGGACTTCCTGGAGGAGATAACCTCCGGGTCCGGTGGGTGA
- the uppS gene encoding polyprenyl diphosphate synthase: MLHRLLSHVPHILFKPVYDLYENYLFEKVKSGKLPNHVAIIMDGNRRWARKLEKPPWYGHFFGSQKLEEILEWCRELGIKTLTVYAFSTENFRRTPEEINALMNLFEQKFKELMVDERVHKYGMRVNILGRKELLPENVRKAAEEVERATRKYMNYILNIAIAYGGRSEIVDAVKDIVRDIEAGKIRAEDIDEELVKRYLYYPEMPDPDIVIRTGGEERISNFLLYQIAYSELFFVDVYFPEFRKIDFLRIIREYQKRQRRFGR, translated from the coding sequence ATGCTTCACCGTCTGCTCTCGCACGTTCCCCATATACTTTTTAAACCAGTCTATGACCTCTACGAGAACTACCTTTTTGAGAAGGTAAAATCGGGTAAATTACCGAACCACGTGGCCATAATAATGGACGGGAACAGGCGGTGGGCGAGGAAGCTTGAGAAGCCGCCCTGGTACGGGCATTTCTTCGGTTCCCAGAAACTGGAGGAGATCCTCGAGTGGTGCCGTGAACTCGGGATAAAGACGCTCACGGTTTACGCCTTCTCCACAGAGAACTTCAGGAGAACACCTGAGGAGATAAACGCCCTCATGAACCTCTTCGAACAGAAATTCAAAGAGCTGATGGTGGATGAGAGGGTTCATAAATATGGTATGAGAGTGAACATCCTCGGGAGGAAGGAGCTCTTACCTGAGAACGTTAGGAAGGCCGCTGAAGAGGTTGAGAGGGCAACTAGAAAATATATGAACTACATACTTAACATTGCCATAGCCTATGGCGGGAGGAGCGAAATAGTCGATGCGGTGAAGGACATAGTGAGGGACATCGAAGCTGGTAAGATACGCGCTGAGGATATCGACGAGGAGCTGGTAAAACGCTACCTCTACTATCCTGAAATGCCCGACCCGGATATCGTCATTAGAACCGGGGGTGAGGAGAGGATAAGCAACTTCCTCCTCTACCAGATAGCCTACAGCGAGCTTTTCTTCGTCGACGTCTATTTCCCGGAGTTCAGGAAGATTGACTTTCTCCGAATCATCCGCGAATACCAGAAGAGGCAAAGGCGCTTTGGGAGGTAG
- a CDS encoding gamma carbonic anhydrase family protein: MAVYELGEKKPKIHEMAFIDETASIIGDVVLEEKTSVWPSAVLRGDIEQIYIDCCSNVQDNVSIHTSHGLPTKVGKYVTIGHNAVVHGATIDDYTIIGMGAIILDGAKVGKHVIIGAGALVPPGKEIPDYSLVVGVPGKVVRQLSEEEIKWTKKNAEIYMELAEKHLKSRKKIE; the protein is encoded by the coding sequence ATGGCGGTTTATGAACTCGGAGAAAAAAAGCCAAAGATCCACGAGATGGCCTTCATTGATGAGACTGCTTCCATTATAGGGGATGTCGTTTTGGAGGAGAAAACCAGTGTCTGGCCTTCAGCGGTTCTCCGCGGTGATATAGAGCAGATTTACATCGACTGCTGCTCTAACGTCCAGGACAACGTCAGCATACACACATCCCACGGCCTTCCCACCAAAGTCGGGAAGTACGTTACCATCGGCCACAACGCCGTCGTACACGGCGCAACTATCGACGATTACACCATCATTGGCATGGGCGCGATAATCCTCGATGGGGCAAAGGTGGGGAAACACGTCATCATAGGAGCGGGAGCCTTGGTTCCGCCGGGCAAGGAGATACCCGATTACAGCCTCGTTGTCGGCGTTCCAGGAAAGGTCGTCAGACAGCTCAGCGAGGAAGAAATCAAGTGGACGAAGAAGAACGCTGAGATCTACATGGAACTTGCCGAGAAGCACCTTAAATCAAGGAAGAAGATCGAGTGA
- the hjc gene encoding Holliday junction resolvase Hjc, which yields MRYRTGASAERELIKMLENTGFAVVRSAGSKKVDIIAGNGKVFLCIEVKSTHDERLYFSEEDYEKLVSFSKRFGGKAVIAVKFINRGWRFFYPESLQKRGKNYKLDVQTKDYLTFDEITEKQSSLIGVIKRET from the coding sequence ATGAGGTACAGAACCGGTGCAAGCGCGGAAAGAGAACTGATAAAGATGCTTGAGAATACCGGCTTTGCCGTCGTCCGCTCGGCTGGGAGCAAGAAGGTTGACATAATCGCAGGAAACGGGAAGGTCTTCCTCTGTATAGAGGTTAAGAGCACCCACGATGAGAGGCTGTACTTCAGCGAGGAGGACTACGAGAAGCTTGTCTCCTTCTCCAAACGCTTTGGAGGGAAGGCTGTAATAGCGGTCAAGTTCATAAACCGAGGCTGGCGCTTCTTCTACCCTGAGAGCCTCCAGAAGAGGGGCAAAAACTATAAGCTCGATGTTCAAACAAAGGATTATCTGACCTTTGATGAAATCACGGAAAAGCAGAGTTCCCTCATAGGGGTGATAAAGCGTGAAACGTAG
- a CDS encoding M42 family metallopeptidase, translating to MVDMELLRKVVEAPGVSGYEFLGIRDVVKEELEKVVDEVYVDRLGNVIAHKKGSGPKIMIAAHMDKIGVMVNHIDKEGYLHLVPIGGVDPRTLVAQKIRFFTEKGERFGVVGHIPPHLQKPEDRSKAANWDTIVVDVGADSREEAEELGFRVGTVGEFAPAFVQLNENRIATPYLDDRVCLYAMIEAAKRLENQEADIYFVGSAQEEVGLRGAHVASYAINPEIGIAMDVTFAKQVGDKGKIVPRLGGGPVMDAVGPNINPKVRAFADEVAKKYGIELQVEASPRPTGTDANIIQMAREGVATAVLSIPIRYMHSQVETADLRDIDKTIEFAKHFLEELGPMNLTP from the coding sequence ATGGTTGACATGGAGCTTTTGAGGAAGGTTGTCGAAGCGCCGGGAGTTTCCGGCTACGAGTTCTTGGGAATAAGGGACGTCGTTAAGGAGGAGCTTGAGAAGGTTGTCGATGAGGTCTACGTCGACAGGCTCGGCAACGTCATAGCCCACAAGAAGGGTTCTGGACCGAAGATCATGATAGCGGCCCACATGGACAAGATAGGCGTCATGGTGAACCACATAGACAAGGAGGGCTACCTCCATCTCGTTCCCATCGGCGGCGTTGACCCCAGAACCCTGGTTGCGCAGAAAATCCGCTTCTTCACCGAGAAGGGCGAGCGCTTTGGAGTTGTCGGCCACATACCGCCGCACCTCCAGAAGCCCGAGGACAGGAGCAAGGCCGCGAACTGGGACACCATCGTCGTTGACGTTGGTGCCGACAGCAGGGAAGAAGCTGAGGAGCTCGGCTTCCGCGTTGGAACGGTCGGCGAGTTCGCCCCTGCCTTCGTCCAGCTCAACGAGAACAGGATTGCCACCCCGTACCTCGACGACAGGGTCTGCCTCTACGCCATGATTGAGGCTGCCAAGAGGCTAGAGAACCAAGAGGCCGACATCTACTTTGTTGGTTCAGCCCAGGAGGAGGTTGGACTCCGCGGTGCTCACGTTGCCTCCTACGCAATCAACCCGGAGATAGGCATAGCGATGGACGTCACCTTCGCCAAGCAGGTCGGCGACAAGGGCAAAATCGTTCCGAGGCTCGGTGGCGGGCCGGTCATGGACGCAGTCGGGCCGAACATCAATCCGAAGGTTCGCGCCTTCGCCGATGAGGTTGCCAAGAAGTACGGCATAGAGCTTCAGGTCGAGGCCAGCCCGAGGCCGACCGGAACCGACGCAAACATCATACAGATGGCGAGGGAAGGTGTTGCAACCGCCGTTCTCAGCATACCGATACGCTACATGCACAGTCAGGTCGAGACCGCAGACCTCAGGGACATCGATAAGACAATCGAGTTCGCCAAGCACTTCCTCGAGGAGCTTGGGCCGATGAACCTTACCCCGTGA
- the cyaB gene encoding class IV adenylate cyclase, translating to MIEVELKGYADEDVFERVRERFELIRREYQEDKYFAHPCRDFSETDEALRIRRRKFDGHFEVFLTYKGPKIDPTSKTRQEVEVQIENPKGHECILTSLGFRPVFTVSKVREKYYYDRGIIIALDEVENLGKFVEMEKLVEDGEEVESTVEELREVLKSLGVERFERRSYLELLLGGKD from the coding sequence ATGATAGAGGTGGAACTCAAAGGCTACGCTGACGAGGATGTCTTCGAAAGGGTCAGGGAGAGATTTGAACTTATAAGGCGGGAGTATCAGGAGGACAAGTACTTTGCCCATCCCTGTAGAGATTTCTCCGAGACGGATGAGGCACTGAGGATACGAAGGAGGAAGTTCGATGGCCATTTTGAGGTTTTTTTGACCTACAAAGGCCCCAAGATTGACCCTACTTCCAAGACACGCCAGGAGGTAGAAGTTCAGATTGAGAACCCCAAGGGCCACGAATGCATACTAACTTCCCTAGGTTTCAGGCCGGTTTTCACGGTCTCAAAGGTCCGCGAGAAGTACTACTACGACAGGGGGATTATCATAGCCCTCGATGAGGTGGAGAACCTCGGCAAGTTCGTTGAGATGGAAAAGTTAGTGGAGGACGGAGAGGAGGTTGAATCCACTGTTGAGGAACTTAGGGAGGTCCTAAAGTCTCTTGGAGTAGAGCGGTTTGAGAGACGCTCTTACCTAGAGCTTCTGCTCGGAGGGAAGGACTGA
- a CDS encoding energy-coupling factor ABC transporter ATP-binding protein — protein sequence MNVVEVENLGFTYRRAEKPSLHDVSFSVRKGEMIGVIGPSGGGKSTLCLTLNGIIPNSIKGDFNGTILIRDPWTGEEFNTLETPVSKLSTIVGLVLQNPESQLFNMTVEEEVAFGPESLGIERNEVLRRVRWALKVTGLRGLEKEFPPNLSGGQQQRLAIAAVLAMRPSILVLDEPTSQLDPRGKREVLGLISLLNREHGITVILVEHHTGYLFRNADRILVVADGTIALEGKPEEIAEEVETLRRIGVKIPPSIEVSHELRKRGLVKGLSLTPEEFPPLKEHHSDLGSLP from the coding sequence ATGAACGTAGTCGAGGTGGAAAATCTGGGCTTCACATACCGCCGGGCGGAGAAGCCCTCCCTCCACGACGTTAGCTTCTCCGTGAGAAAGGGGGAGATGATCGGCGTGATAGGCCCAAGCGGAGGGGGAAAATCAACCCTCTGCCTCACTTTAAACGGTATAATCCCCAACTCAATAAAGGGAGACTTCAACGGAACGATTCTCATAAGGGACCCTTGGACGGGAGAGGAATTCAACACACTTGAAACGCCCGTCTCAAAGCTTTCAACCATCGTCGGCCTCGTCCTCCAGAACCCCGAGAGCCAACTCTTCAACATGACGGTTGAGGAAGAGGTTGCATTTGGACCTGAGAGCCTTGGCATTGAGCGGAATGAGGTGCTGAGGCGCGTCCGCTGGGCACTTAAGGTGACGGGGTTGAGAGGGCTTGAAAAGGAGTTTCCACCGAACCTGAGCGGGGGTCAGCAGCAGAGGCTCGCAATCGCGGCAGTTCTCGCGATGAGGCCGTCGATACTGGTCCTGGATGAACCCACGAGCCAGCTCGATCCTAGGGGCAAAAGGGAAGTCTTGGGATTGATTTCACTCCTCAACAGGGAGCACGGGATAACCGTCATCCTCGTGGAGCACCACACTGGATACCTCTTCCGGAACGCGGACAGGATACTTGTCGTTGCAGATGGAACGATTGCCCTCGAGGGGAAGCCTGAGGAAATCGCGGAAGAGGTCGAGACCCTGAGAAGAATCGGGGTTAAGATTCCGCCGTCCATAGAAGTATCGCACGAGCTTAGAAAACGCGGCCTGGTCAAAGGGCTCTCCCTCACTCCCGAGGAGTTTCCCCCTTTGAAAGAACATCACTCAGACTTAGGGAGTCTCCCTTGA
- a CDS encoding TrkH family potassium uptake protein: protein MFELGKHINVSDDLFVVKNLIGPILQGVGLAYFIPVLLAWVYPEEIKYVTYFAVPGAISILLGAWLGRHQEKLEDVNLRQAMISAAFIWLMASFVSVVPFMGIAHMSFLNSYFESMSAWTGTGLTVMTHLSSYPHMLLFWRAWMQWLGGIGIVLVALTVLIRPGVAAARLYRAEARSERILPNLVNTSKVIFEIYFVLTLVGIYLYYINGMPLFDAVVNAMTGLGTGGMSDHDASIGYYHSTAIDAVTILLMTLGAINFTVHYRVFVSKHLKPFFDDIQVRYMFFFLVPAVSLVAYSLYQAGDGLGDALKQAIFHSVSAITCTGFDITNLNKYPALGKFILGILMVIGGGAGSTAGGIKLIRVTLMYESLKWTIQQAILPRGAVIKRKVGDYIFSEGDIQEVMSFTMTYLALLLFGTVYVMLRTGRSLVDSFFEVASAQGNVGLSVGITSAHMAPDLKILFILLMWIGRLEIFSTLVFIISTFFLIPKAVKRK from the coding sequence ATGTTTGAACTGGGAAAGCACATAAACGTCTCGGACGACCTGTTCGTCGTTAAGAACCTAATAGGCCCAATCCTCCAAGGAGTTGGACTCGCCTACTTCATCCCCGTTCTACTTGCATGGGTTTACCCAGAGGAGATAAAATACGTGACCTACTTTGCAGTCCCAGGAGCCATCAGCATACTCCTTGGGGCATGGCTCGGGAGGCATCAGGAAAAGCTTGAGGACGTCAACCTGAGACAGGCAATGATATCCGCGGCCTTCATCTGGCTGATGGCATCCTTCGTGAGCGTGGTCCCATTCATGGGAATAGCACACATGAGCTTTCTCAACTCCTATTTCGAGAGCATGAGCGCCTGGACCGGAACCGGGCTTACCGTCATGACCCACCTATCGAGCTACCCCCACATGCTCCTGTTCTGGCGTGCGTGGATGCAGTGGCTGGGTGGAATCGGTATAGTCCTCGTGGCTTTAACCGTCCTTATAAGGCCCGGTGTCGCCGCGGCTAGGCTCTACCGGGCTGAGGCGAGGAGCGAGAGGATCCTCCCTAACCTTGTGAACACCTCCAAGGTGATATTTGAGATATACTTCGTTCTAACCCTTGTTGGGATATACCTATACTACATAAACGGGATGCCCCTTTTTGACGCGGTTGTAAACGCCATGACAGGCCTCGGAACCGGCGGTATGAGCGACCACGACGCGAGCATCGGCTACTACCACAGCACGGCCATCGATGCAGTGACCATACTCTTAATGACACTCGGTGCGATTAATTTCACCGTCCACTACCGGGTCTTCGTAAGCAAGCACCTCAAGCCTTTCTTCGATGACATTCAGGTTAGGTACATGTTCTTCTTTCTCGTTCCTGCGGTTTCCCTCGTTGCATACAGCCTCTACCAGGCGGGGGACGGACTCGGCGATGCCCTCAAGCAGGCTATTTTCCACTCGGTTTCTGCCATAACCTGTACCGGCTTCGACATAACGAACCTGAACAAATATCCAGCGCTTGGAAAGTTTATCCTCGGGATTCTCATGGTCATAGGCGGCGGCGCCGGAAGCACCGCAGGGGGCATAAAACTTATCCGCGTCACGTTGATGTACGAGAGTCTCAAGTGGACGATACAACAGGCGATACTGCCTAGGGGTGCGGTGATAAAACGTAAGGTCGGAGACTACATCTTCAGCGAGGGGGACATTCAAGAGGTCATGAGCTTCACGATGACCTATCTGGCGTTGCTACTCTTTGGAACCGTTTACGTGATGCTCCGCACTGGAAGAAGCCTCGTGGATTCGTTCTTTGAGGTTGCTTCCGCACAGGGCAACGTGGGGCTGAGCGTGGGTATAACCTCCGCCCACATGGCCCCAGACCTCAAGATACTTTTCATTCTCCTAATGTGGATTGGAAGGCTCGAGATATTCTCAACGCTGGTCTTCATCATAAGCACCTTCTTCCTTATACCCAAGGCGGTGAAGAGGAAATGA
- the map gene encoding type II methionyl aminopeptidase, whose protein sequence is MDEREALIKAGEIARQIKREVVDIIKPGAKLYDIAEFVEGRTVELGGKPAFPCNLSINEQAAHYTPYKGDESVLHEGDYLKLDLGVHVNGYIADTALTFHVGMEEDELMEAAREALENAIATVKAGVKIREIGKAIEETIRGKGFNPIVNLSGHKIERYKLHAGVSIPNIYRQADTYELKEGDVIAIEPFATTGAGQVIEVPPALIFMYVRDRPVRMAQARRLLMHIKREYKTLPFAYRWLQDFMSEGQLKLALAQLDRVGVIYSYPILREVRGGMVAQFEHTMIVEKDGAFVTT, encoded by the coding sequence GTGGACGAAAGGGAAGCCCTGATAAAGGCGGGAGAGATAGCAAGGCAGATTAAGAGGGAAGTAGTTGACATCATTAAGCCTGGTGCAAAGCTCTACGACATAGCGGAGTTCGTTGAGGGGCGAACTGTGGAACTGGGTGGAAAGCCAGCTTTTCCCTGCAACCTCTCGATAAACGAGCAGGCGGCCCATTATACACCCTACAAGGGCGATGAGAGCGTTCTCCATGAGGGGGACTACCTCAAGCTCGACCTTGGAGTTCATGTTAATGGATACATCGCCGATACGGCCCTAACTTTCCACGTTGGGATGGAGGAAGACGAGCTTATGGAAGCGGCTAGAGAAGCCCTCGAGAACGCGATAGCTACCGTTAAAGCGGGAGTCAAAATCCGTGAGATTGGAAAAGCCATTGAGGAAACCATCCGCGGGAAGGGTTTCAATCCCATAGTGAACCTCAGTGGGCACAAGATAGAGCGCTACAAGCTCCATGCCGGCGTGAGCATACCCAACATCTATCGCCAAGCCGACACCTATGAGCTTAAGGAGGGGGACGTCATAGCGATAGAGCCTTTTGCCACCACGGGGGCTGGACAGGTCATCGAGGTCCCACCAGCATTGATCTTCATGTACGTGCGCGACAGGCCCGTCAGGATGGCTCAGGCGAGAAGGTTACTCATGCACATCAAGAGGGAGTATAAAACACTCCCCTTCGCCTACCGCTGGCTCCAGGACTTCATGTCCGAGGGGCAGTTGAAGCTTGCGCTGGCTCAGCTTGACAGGGTTGGGGTGATATACAGCTATCCAATCCTGAGGGAAGTCCGTGGTGGAATGGTGGCCCAGTTTGAGCACACGATGATAGTTGAGAAGGACGGGGCGTTCGTCACGACCTGA